A section of the Leptotrichia sp. HSP-342 genome encodes:
- the pta gene encoding phosphate acetyltransferase, giving the protein MNTLANELKEKAKKLNKTIILPETEDERVLRATEKIINEGIAKIALVGDEKKLKEKAAELGVSLEGAIFYNPDSCATIDAMSELLRKRREKKGMTLETAKATLMSDPRYFAAMLVHQGRVDGMVAGSSSPTAHVLRAAIHIIGPKEGLKTVSSSFIMITDTLEFGDNGTLVYSDGGVIPSPTAMQLADIAISAAEKARFTAGIKEPKVAFLSFSTKGSADGVSVSKVREAIEILKVRNVDFDFDGELQLDAAIVPEVAAAKAPGSKVAGQANVLIFPDLDSGNIGYKLTQRLAKAKALGPLIQGLARPVHDLSRGCSVEDIVEVVAITAVESEM; this is encoded by the coding sequence ATGAACACATTAGCAAATGAATTAAAAGAAAAAGCAAAAAAACTGAACAAGACAATCATTTTACCTGAAACAGAAGATGAAAGAGTTTTGCGGGCGACAGAAAAAATCATTAATGAAGGAATTGCAAAAATAGCACTGGTTGGAGATGAGAAAAAGTTAAAGGAAAAAGCGGCTGAACTGGGAGTTTCATTGGAAGGAGCGATTTTCTATAATCCTGATTCGTGTGCAACAATTGATGCTATGTCAGAACTTTTGAGAAAAAGAAGAGAAAAAAAAGGTATGACGTTAGAAACTGCAAAAGCAACACTTATGTCGGATCCAAGATATTTTGCGGCAATGCTTGTACATCAAGGAAGAGTGGATGGAATGGTAGCAGGTTCATCTTCGCCAACAGCTCATGTCCTAAGAGCGGCAATTCACATAATTGGACCAAAGGAAGGGCTAAAGACAGTATCAAGTTCGTTCATTATGATAACAGATACGCTTGAGTTTGGAGATAATGGTACTCTTGTGTATTCAGATGGTGGGGTAATACCTAGTCCTACTGCTATGCAGCTTGCTGATATTGCTATTTCTGCAGCAGAAAAAGCTAGATTTACTGCTGGAATAAAAGAACCTAAAGTGGCATTTCTGTCATTTTCTACAAAAGGGAGTGCAGACGGAGTGTCTGTAAGCAAAGTTAGAGAAGCTATCGAAATTTTAAAAGTTAGAAATGTTGATTTTGACTTTGATGGAGAATTACAGCTTGATGCTGCGATTGTGCCAGAAGTGGCTGCTGCAAAAGCACCTGGATCAAAAGTGGCAGGACAGGCAAATGTATTGATTTTCCCTGACTTAGATTCAGGAAATATCGGTTATAAATTAACACAGAGATTGGCTAAGGCAAAAGCATTAGGGCCTTTAATTCAAGGATTGGCACGTCCAGTTCACGATCTTTCAAGAGGATGTAGCGTGGAAGATATTGTAGAAGTTGTTGCAATTACTGCTGTTGAATCAGAAATGTAA
- the ftsY gene encoding signal recognition particle-docking protein FtsY yields the protein MLKNFFKFGKKKKDEEQKDTLENQIEKEIEDSQSEIDKIKAETEKEIKETAEEILGKNVKKTENNEKSFEIGKEKNEGTKIEKIEETSDEKTKSKLKLKPLKDRLATPKKGFFGKLKEMLLGKAIDDDLYEELEELLIQSDIGMNMTMQLVEELEKSVSRKKLKTSEQIYDELKELLKAKLIYNDESSTKLKLQDGKLNILLVVGVNGVGKTTSIGKIAKKLKDSGKKVIIGAGDTFRAAAIEQVEEWGKRTGVEVVKQAHGSDPAAVIFDTVKTAKNRGFDVAILDTAGRLHNKRDLMKELEKINKIIREQSGETDFETLLVIDSTTGQNGLEQARIFNEIVDLTGIILTKFDGTAKGGIIFPITEELKKPIKFIGVGEGIEDLREFDTKEFVEAMFD from the coding sequence ATGCTGAAAAATTTTTTTAAATTTGGAAAAAAGAAAAAAGATGAAGAACAGAAGGACACTTTGGAAAACCAAATAGAAAAAGAAATTGAGGATAGTCAAAGTGAAATAGATAAAATTAAGGCTGAAACTGAAAAGGAAATAAAAGAAACAGCTGAAGAAATCTTAGGGAAAAATGTTAAAAAAACTGAAAATAATGAAAAAAGCTTTGAAATTGGAAAAGAAAAAAATGAAGGTACAAAAATAGAAAAAATAGAAGAAACATCAGATGAAAAAACAAAAAGCAAACTTAAATTAAAGCCTTTAAAAGATAGGCTGGCAACTCCAAAAAAAGGATTTTTTGGAAAACTGAAGGAAATGCTTTTGGGTAAAGCGATAGATGACGATTTGTACGAGGAGCTGGAAGAGTTGCTTATTCAGTCAGATATTGGAATGAATATGACAATGCAGCTTGTGGAGGAGCTGGAAAAATCAGTTTCACGAAAAAAACTGAAAACGTCGGAGCAAATTTACGATGAACTAAAGGAATTGCTTAAAGCAAAACTTATTTACAATGATGAAAGCAGCACAAAATTAAAATTACAGGATGGAAAACTTAATATCCTTTTGGTTGTTGGAGTAAATGGTGTTGGGAAGACTACTTCCATTGGTAAAATTGCAAAAAAATTGAAGGATAGCGGGAAAAAGGTTATCATTGGGGCTGGAGATACATTTAGAGCCGCTGCGATTGAGCAAGTTGAGGAATGGGGAAAACGGACTGGAGTGGAAGTTGTAAAACAGGCACATGGGAGCGATCCTGCGGCTGTAATTTTTGATACAGTAAAAACTGCTAAAAATCGTGGATTTGATGTGGCGATACTGGATACAGCTGGAAGACTCCACAATAAACGTGATTTGATGAAGGAGCTTGAAAAAATAAACAAAATTATACGTGAACAGTCTGGAGAAACGGACTTTGAAACTTTGCTTGTGATTGATAGCACAACTGGGCAGAATGGATTGGAACAGGCTAGAATATTTAATGAAATCGTAGATTTGACAGGAATTATCTTGACAAAATTTGACGGAACAGCAAAAGGAGGGATTATTTTCCCAATTACAGAAGAGCTGAAAAAACCGATTAAATTTATAGGTGTCGGAGAAGGAATAGAGGATTTGCGGGAATTTGATACAAAGGAATTTGTTGAAGCTATGTTTGATTAA
- the tsaB gene encoding tRNA (adenosine(37)-N6)-threonylcarbamoyltransferase complex dimerization subunit type 1 TsaB: protein MEKNMLIFAITTTTKLAGLSLYEKDKLLGEIHVEMAKTHSTTILEQIDSLLKWTGKKLDEIENVIVSIGPGSFTGVRIAISVVKGLFFGRNVNFYEVNELDALGFQGYYNLKISLRNDEDVKIYSMIDSRKEKIYCAGYETLSENKLKLIKNYEVAKLDNVIEEIIENKENNKKVYLIGDAVFNYKAKILDKLGNCVKIFEDKNLAINTMTFVQMLLDKNLENAGVIRKTDIFNLKPDYLEKSQAERDKK, encoded by the coding sequence ATGGAGAAAAATATGTTGATATTTGCGATAACGACTACAACTAAGCTGGCTGGATTGTCGCTTTATGAAAAAGATAAACTGCTGGGGGAAATACATGTGGAAATGGCAAAAACACATTCTACTACGATTTTGGAGCAGATTGACAGCCTTTTGAAATGGACAGGGAAAAAGCTAGATGAAATTGAAAATGTAATTGTTTCGATAGGACCTGGTTCATTTACGGGTGTTAGAATAGCAATTTCAGTTGTAAAGGGTCTTTTTTTTGGACGAAATGTGAATTTTTATGAGGTGAATGAGTTGGATGCACTTGGATTTCAAGGGTATTATAATTTGAAAATAAGTTTGAGAAATGATGAAGATGTGAAAATATATTCTATGATTGATTCACGAAAGGAAAAGATTTATTGTGCGGGTTATGAAACTTTAAGTGAAAATAAATTGAAATTAATAAAAAATTATGAAGTTGCAAAACTTGACAATGTAATTGAGGAAATAATAGAAAATAAGGAAAATAATAAAAAAGTTTATCTAATTGGAGATGCAGTTTTTAATTATAAGGCTAAAATATTGGATAAATTGGGAAATTGTGTAAAAATATTTGAAGATAAGAATTTAGCAATTAATACGATGACATTTGTGCAGATGCTTTTAGATAAAAATTTGGAAAATGCTGGTGTGATAAGAAAGACTGATATTTTTAATCTGAAACCAGATTATCTGGAAAAATCACAAGCGGAAAGGGATAAAAAATAA
- the tsaE gene encoding tRNA (adenosine(37)-N6)-threonylcarbamoyltransferase complex ATPase subunit type 1 TsaE, with the protein MKNKILTFNEIDKLAKNLAEKLKNGGCLGLIGDLGAGKTTFTKKICECYNVTENVKSPTFTYVIEYSSGDMPVYHFDVYRINDSEEIYEIGFEDYIGEDGSVVIIEWADKILDEMPEDAVFVEINHYSDTAREVSVYTLKNDKKIDFEIE; encoded by the coding sequence ATGAAAAATAAGATATTAACATTTAATGAGATAGATAAATTAGCCAAAAATTTAGCAGAAAAATTAAAAAATGGAGGCTGTCTAGGACTTATTGGAGATTTGGGAGCGGGGAAGACTACGTTTACTAAGAAGATTTGTGAATGTTACAATGTTACAGAGAATGTGAAAAGTCCAACATTTACTTATGTTATTGAGTATAGTTCTGGAGATATGCCTGTGTATCATTTTGATGTGTATAGGATTAATGATTCTGAGGAGATTTATGAGATTGGGTTTGAGGATTATATTGGGGAAGATGGGAGTGTTGTGATTATTGAGTGGGCGGACAAGATTTTGGATGAAATGCCTGAGGATGCGGTGTTTGTTGAGATAAATCATTATTCTGATACGGCTCGTGAAGTTTCTGTTTATACACTTAAAAATGATAAAAAAATAGATTTTGAAATAGAATAA
- the rfaE2 gene encoding D-glycero-beta-D-manno-heptose 1-phosphate adenylyltransferase yields MLTVDETRDEIVRLQKAGKKVVFTNGVFDILHVGHLTYLEEARNLGDILVVGVNSDASVKVNKGDKRPINSETNRAFVLLGTKFVDYTVIFNEKTPEKLLDILKPDIHVKGGDYKKEDLPETKVVEKNGGEVKILSFVDNISTTEIINKIIEVYKK; encoded by the coding sequence TTGCTGACTGTTGATGAAACGAGAGATGAAATAGTGAGATTGCAGAAGGCTGGAAAAAAGGTAGTTTTTACTAATGGAGTTTTTGATATTTTACATGTTGGGCATTTGACTTATCTGGAGGAAGCCAGAAATTTAGGCGATATTTTGGTTGTCGGTGTAAATAGCGATGCTTCAGTTAAAGTGAACAAAGGAGATAAAAGACCGATAAATAGTGAAACAAATAGAGCTTTTGTACTTTTGGGTACAAAATTTGTAGACTATACAGTAATTTTTAATGAAAAAACACCAGAAAAACTGCTGGATATTTTAAAGCCAGATATTCACGTAAAAGGCGGAGATTACAAAAAAGAAGACTTGCCAGAAACAAAAGTTGTTGAAAAAAATGGCGGAGAAGTAAAGATTTTATCCTTCGTGGATAATATTTCCACAACTGAAATTATTAATAAAATTATTGAAGTGTATAAAAAATAA
- a CDS encoding GNAT family N-acetyltransferase: MIREINILDAKDIQEICKDELGYNVGIKTVKTQIEKLSIDYEHHIIAVYEDKKTSKVVGFVHAEMYESLYSDIGLNILGLAVSSNFQGKGIGKKLMVFVEEYALNNNINFIRLNSASHRSEAHKFYENIGYTCNKTQKCFIKIFR, encoded by the coding sequence GTGATAAGAGAGATTAATATACTAGATGCGAAGGATATACAAGAAATTTGTAAAGATGAGTTAGGATATAATGTTGGTATTAAGACTGTCAAGACGCAAATTGAAAAATTATCTATTGATTATGAACATCATATTATCGCAGTATATGAAGATAAAAAAACAAGTAAGGTTGTTGGTTTTGTTCATGCAGAGATGTATGAAAGTTTATACAGTGATATTGGATTAAATATATTAGGATTAGCAGTAAGTTCCAATTTTCAAGGCAAGGGTATAGGAAAAAAACTGATGGTTTTTGTTGAAGAGTATGCTTTAAACAATAATATTAATTTCATTAGATTAAATTCGGCTTCTCATCGTTCAGAAGCACATAAATTTTATGAGAATATAGGTTATACTTGTAATAAAACTCAAAAATGTTTTATAAAAATATTTCGATAA
- a CDS encoding cell division protein FtsZ, with protein MDGVGIKVIGIGTVGNDVLNKMMKKEIAEVEFVGIDANQGNLDKLNVGSKILASEDLSEKVQSTFKNTDLVFILTEMSEKKNNEIACIVSEVAKTMGILTVIVVATSINSNGEAEEIKKLEEVSDTVIVLPLKKLMKADSSATFDKLFEKRDKIFIKNIEFITNLIKKQGIVNLDFDDVKIMLRNSGEGITAFGKGEGQDKVKLATEQITNSPFTKNIPKARKILLSITAGPDIGLTDLQEITMIINEKFGADQTNILWGYIMDVELEDKIEVKMLITDFSK; from the coding sequence ATGGACGGTGTTGGAATAAAAGTTATTGGAATTGGTACGGTGGGAAATGATGTCTTGAATAAGATGATGAAAAAAGAGATTGCGGAAGTTGAATTTGTGGGAATTGATGCAAATCAAGGGAATTTGGATAAACTGAATGTAGGATCAAAAATATTGGCTTCTGAAGATTTAAGTGAAAAAGTGCAGAGTACATTCAAAAATACAGATTTAGTATTTATTTTGACAGAAATGTCGGAAAAGAAGAATAACGAAATAGCCTGCATTGTTTCAGAAGTTGCAAAAACAATGGGAATATTGACAGTGATTGTAGTTGCTACATCAATTAATTCAAATGGAGAAGCTGAAGAAATCAAGAAATTAGAAGAAGTTTCTGATACTGTTATAGTTTTGCCTCTTAAAAAATTAATGAAAGCAGATTCTAGTGCAACTTTTGATAAATTATTTGAAAAAAGAGATAAAATTTTTATAAAAAATATAGAATTTATAACAAATCTAATAAAAAAACAAGGGATAGTGAATCTTGATTTTGATGATGTAAAAATAATGCTAAGAAATTCAGGGGAAGGCATAACAGCATTTGGTAAAGGTGAAGGTCAGGATAAGGTAAAACTTGCTACAGAACAAATAACAAACAGCCCTTTTACAAAAAATATTCCAAAAGCGAGAAAGATACTGTTAAGCATTACAGCAGGACCAGACATTGGATTAACGGATTTACAGGAAATAACTATGATTATAAATGAAAAATTTGGAGCAGACCAAACAAATATACTATGGGGATACATTATGGATGTGGAGCTTGAAGATAAAATTGAAGTGAAAATGCTGATAACGGATTTCTCTAAATAA
- a CDS encoding PcfB family protein, translating into MINEEISNRVVNIEVNVLKATYQEILSQVKKLQQRSKQHGGLDKLIKAEGNEVKLKDMVKKGQLEEINVKDGELKELKKELNKHGVKFSVMQDKETGTHAVFFQAKDTKVMNKAFQNVLSNIEKKEKNKESIHKNIEKFKEMAKNTISRDKVKNKQKEQGL; encoded by the coding sequence ATGATAAATGAAGAAATTTCTAATAGAGTAGTTAACATTGAAGTTAATGTATTAAAGGCAACTTATCAAGAAATCTTAAGCCAAGTAAAGAAGTTACAACAGAGATCAAAACAACATGGTGGCTTAGATAAACTTATCAAGGCGGAGGGAAATGAAGTAAAACTCAAAGATATGGTTAAGAAAGGTCAGCTTGAAGAAATCAATGTTAAAGATGGTGAATTAAAAGAACTAAAAAAAGAATTGAATAAACATGGTGTTAAATTCTCAGTGATGCAAGATAAGGAAACAGGTACACATGCTGTATTCTTCCAAGCAAAAGATACAAAAGTTATGAATAAAGCTTTTCAAAATGTGCTTTCAAATATTGAAAAGAAAGAGAAAAATAAGGAGTCAATTCATAAAAACATAGAGAAATTTAAAGAGATGGCTAAGAATACTATTTCTAGAGATAAAGTCAAGAATAAACAAAAGGAGCAGGGCCTATGA
- a CDS encoding heavy metal translocating P-type ATPase, whose translation MNNDNRYSSHNHHDYDDMDKLKHEHGITDEHGDHKDKNQEHHAGHDHSGHSGHAHHHHGSFKELFLKSLPLGIIIMLLVPLHGFELPFQFTFPYSDIVVAILSTILIIYGGRPFYQGAVDEFKQKKPGMMALVSLGLSVSYLYSIYAVIITYVTGEHVMDFFFEFASLLLIMLLGHWIEMKAIGEAGDAQAELAKLVPKDAHVVLEDDSIETRPVADLKVGDLIRVQAGENVPADGIIERGESRLNEALLTGESKAVKKGPGDEVIGGSTNGEGVLYIKVLETGDQSFISQVQTLISQAQSQPSRAESIAQKVAGWLFYIAVIVALIAFVVWMIIGDIPTAVIFTITTLVIACPHALGLAIPLVTARSTSLGASRGLLVKDRQALEIAQDADVMILDKTGTLTTGEFKVLDVKLLNDKYTKEEIIALLAGIEGGSSHPIAQSIISFAEQQNIRPASFDSIDVISGSGVEGKAGGHRYQLISQKAYGRNLDMDTPKGATLSVLVENDDAIGAVALGDELKPTSKELIKALKKNNIRPIMATGDNEKAAQGAAVDLGIEYRSNQSPQDKYELVKTLKDEGKKVIMVGDGVNDAPSLALADVGIAIGAGTQVALDSADVILTQSDPGDIESFIELAHKTTRKMKQNLFWGAGYNFIAIPLAAGILAPIGITLSPALGAILMSVSTVIVAINAMLLSLDPKNNG comes from the coding sequence ATGAATAATGACAACAGATATTCGTCTCATAATCACCATGATTATGACGACATGGATAAGTTAAAACACGAGCATGGAATCACAGATGAACATGGAGACCATAAGGATAAAAATCAAGAACATCATGCTGGGCATGATCATAGCGGGCACAGTGGGCATGCCCACCATCATCACGGAAGCTTTAAGGAACTTTTCTTAAAGTCATTGCCACTAGGAATCATTATTATGCTCTTAGTCCCTTTGCATGGATTTGAACTACCATTCCAGTTTACTTTTCCATATTCTGATATTGTAGTAGCTATTTTATCTACTATATTAATTATTTATGGTGGACGTCCATTCTATCAAGGTGCAGTTGACGAATTTAAACAAAAAAAACCTGGAATGATGGCACTCGTTTCTTTAGGTTTAAGTGTTTCATATTTATACAGTATTTATGCTGTGATCATTACCTACGTAACGGGTGAACACGTGATGGACTTTTTCTTTGAATTTGCTTCATTACTATTAATCATGCTATTAGGTCACTGGATTGAGATGAAAGCTATTGGAGAAGCAGGAGACGCACAAGCAGAATTGGCTAAGTTAGTGCCGAAAGATGCTCACGTTGTATTAGAAGACGATTCAATTGAAACACGACCAGTTGCTGACTTAAAGGTAGGTGATTTAATTCGTGTTCAAGCCGGAGAAAATGTGCCAGCAGACGGGATTATCGAGCGTGGCGAATCACGTTTAAATGAAGCTCTTTTGACTGGAGAATCAAAAGCAGTTAAAAAAGGCCCTGGCGATGAAGTAATAGGGGGCTCAACAAATGGAGAAGGGGTACTTTATATTAAAGTGCTTGAGACAGGTGATCAATCCTTTATCTCTCAAGTACAGACTTTAATTAGCCAAGCTCAAAGTCAGCCTTCCAGGGCAGAAAGTATTGCGCAAAAGGTTGCAGGGTGGCTCTTCTATATTGCTGTTATTGTCGCGCTAATTGCTTTTGTAGTGTGGATGATTATTGGAGATATCCCAACGGCAGTTATATTTACTATTACTACATTAGTTATTGCTTGTCCGCACGCATTGGGTCTGGCTATTCCATTGGTAACCGCCCGTAGCACAAGCTTAGGAGCTAGCCGTGGCTTACTAGTAAAAGACCGCCAAGCCTTAGAAATAGCTCAAGATGCAGATGTGATGATTTTAGATAAAACGGGTACTTTAACAACTGGTGAATTTAAAGTATTAGATGTAAAACTTCTTAATGACAAATATACAAAAGAGGAAATCATTGCCTTATTGGCAGGTATTGAAGGAGGATCTAGCCACCCAATTGCTCAATCAATTATAAGTTTCGCCGAGCAGCAAAATATACGTCCAGCATCTTTTGATTCGATTGATGTGATTTCCGGTTCTGGAGTAGAGGGTAAAGCAGGTGGGCACCGTTACCAATTAATCAGTCAAAAAGCCTATGGACGTAATCTTGATATGGATACTCCAAAAGGAGCAACTCTTAGTGTCTTAGTAGAAAACGATGATGCCATTGGTGCTGTAGCTTTAGGGGACGAATTAAAACCAACGAGTAAAGAGTTAATTAAAGCTCTTAAAAAGAACAATATTCGACCAATTATGGCAACAGGTGATAATGAAAAAGCGGCTCAAGGCGCGGCAGTAGATTTAGGGATTGAATATAGATCAAATCAATCTCCACAAGACAAATATGAGTTAGTTAAAACACTTAAAGATGAAGGAAAGAAAGTTATCATGGTAGGTGATGGTGTAAATGATGCTCCTTCTCTTGCCTTAGCAGATGTTGGTATAGCTATAGGTGCTGGAACTCAAGTTGCGTTGGATTCAGCTGATGTCATATTGACTCAATCCGATCCAGGAGATATTGAATCATTCATTGAATTAGCACACAAAACAACTCGTAAAATGAAACAAAACCTATTTTGGGGAGCTGGTTATAACTTTATAGCTATCCCTCTAGCTGCAGGAATTTTAGCTCCTATTGGTATCACATTAAGCCCTGCATTAGGAGCAATCCTAATGTCTGTGTCAACAGTCATCGTCGCCATTAATGCTATGTTATTAAGTTTAGATCCAAAAAATAACGGTTAA
- a CDS encoding IS1182 family transposase: protein MTKNNNHSTNSTTFFPNYQLFLPMDIGVNISESSPVRVISKLLEGLDYRYLMQAYSKNKGRKHKIEADKMFFIIAYAMFDSVSTTRAIEKNCRENINYMWILRRSSAPDHNTVARFISSCKIEIEDLFYQLINKLIELNEIDLENVFIDGTKIEANANRYTFVWKKAVNKFYEKLKIKVNDFWHSFNENNSTEFNDIYEIEKHLEKEILDKNIEFVYGKGVRKTQQQRDYETVTSYIAKENEYSMHLKICGNRNSYSKTDKDATFMRMKEDYMKNGQLKPAYNLQIGVNSEYIVGLDLFPNPTDVRTLIPFLSVLESKNLKFRNIVADAGYESEENYEYLFNNNYTPYIKPQNYEKQKTRKFKHDISKVENMSFNEETDTYTCANNQKLEFKYTSKQKNRSGYISEKKVYECNNCEGCPFAVKCKSTSHNKKLYVADNFLRFRKQSQENIATEKGIMLRVNRSIQVEGAFGVLKQNMNFKRFKYRERSKTKVEVLLFAIGYNLRKYVHKKVQGREGMKLHKLAIN from the coding sequence ATGACAAAAAACAATAACCATTCAACTAATTCTACTACATTTTTTCCAAATTATCAATTGTTTTTGCCTATGGATATTGGAGTGAATATCTCTGAATCATCGCCTGTTAGAGTAATTAGCAAATTATTGGAGGGATTAGACTATAGATATTTAATGCAAGCATACTCTAAAAATAAAGGCCGTAAGCATAAAATTGAAGCTGATAAAATGTTTTTTATCATTGCATATGCCATGTTTGACAGTGTCAGTACTACTAGAGCTATTGAGAAAAATTGTAGGGAAAATATTAATTACATGTGGATCTTAAGGAGAAGCTCTGCCCCTGATCATAACACAGTTGCCAGATTTATTTCCAGCTGTAAAATAGAAATTGAAGATCTGTTCTATCAGCTGATAAATAAATTAATCGAATTAAATGAAATTGATTTGGAAAATGTATTTATTGACGGTACGAAAATTGAAGCCAATGCAAATAGATATACATTTGTATGGAAGAAGGCAGTTAACAAATTTTATGAAAAATTAAAAATTAAGGTAAATGATTTCTGGCATTCATTTAATGAAAATAACAGTACTGAATTTAACGATATCTATGAAATAGAAAAACATCTGGAAAAAGAAATCTTAGATAAGAATATTGAATTTGTTTATGGAAAGGGAGTCCGTAAAACTCAACAGCAGAGAGATTACGAAACTGTAACTTCCTACATAGCAAAGGAAAATGAGTATAGTATGCATCTTAAAATTTGTGGTAATAGAAACAGTTACTCTAAAACAGATAAGGATGCAACGTTTATGAGAATGAAGGAAGACTACATGAAAAATGGTCAGCTGAAACCGGCATATAATTTACAGATAGGCGTAAATTCTGAATATATTGTGGGCCTGGATTTGTTTCCTAATCCTACAGATGTAAGAACACTTATTCCATTTTTATCAGTATTGGAAAGTAAAAACTTAAAATTTAGAAATATTGTTGCAGATGCAGGATATGAAAGTGAAGAAAACTATGAATATCTTTTTAATAATAATTATACTCCATATATAAAGCCACAAAATTATGAAAAGCAGAAAACCCGAAAATTTAAACATGATATTTCTAAGGTGGAAAACATGTCATTTAATGAAGAAACGGATACATATACGTGTGCAAATAATCAAAAACTTGAGTTTAAGTATACGTCAAAACAAAAAAATAGAAGTGGATATATATCAGAAAAGAAAGTATATGAATGCAATAACTGTGAAGGATGCCCTTTTGCAGTAAAATGTAAAAGTACATCTCATAACAAAAAACTTTATGTAGCAGATAATTTTTTAAGATTTAGAAAACAGTCACAGGAAAATATAGCAACAGAAAAAGGAATAATGCTTAGAGTGAATAGGAGTATTCAGGTTGAAGGGGCATTTGGAGTGTTAAAACAGAACATGAACTTTAAACGTTTTAAATACCGTGAAAGATCTAAAACTAAAGTTGAAGTTTTACTATTTGCTATTGGATATAATTTAAGAAAATATGTTCATAAAAAAGTTCAAGGACGTGAAGGCATGAAACTTCATAAATTAGCTATTAACTAA